The following nucleotide sequence is from Zingiber officinale cultivar Zhangliang chromosome 10A, Zo_v1.1, whole genome shotgun sequence.
gaaTTGGTTTTGAATAAGCTGGAACATCATTAAGCTTGTGACTCTTCTACACTTACTCGATTCCAGCATAGTTTTAGTGTCTTGTTTTTGATATGGAATCTCACCGTAATTTATGATATTAAGGTACTCTGTGATAACATACCACATATGTTCATGCTTTATGATCCTAACCATAGAAATGAAATTTCAATTCTATATCGAATAAGTTCTTATGCAAAGTTGGATTCCTTTCCCATCAGGAATTGATTTCAAAAAGTTGGAAGACTTGATCTTGTGATTCTTTTTATACATACTTGATTCTGGCATAGCATCTGGTTTCTGACATGAAACTTTATGACATTAGAAGTGCTAATTGGTTTAGAATATGCTGGAACACTTTTGATCTTGCAACTCTTCAACACATACTCCGATTCCCACATGGCGTTTTATTTCCAACACTAAATCTCACAGAAATTTCTTACAGGAAACTGACGCAAAGAGAAAGAACCTCCACATAGCGAAGCAGAAGAAACTCAAACTTCATGCTGAAGTCAAGTTAGCACCTCTTTCTTCTGATTATTCACAGCAAGATAAATTATGTGTTCTTTAGGTTTATGAGCTCAATCACCCATAGTTTCAAGAAGGTTTGCCCTTTCAGTAACCCTCTTGTCTTATCTGCAATGCTGTAGATTCTTGCGAAAACGATACAAAACTCTATTGCAGAATCGATCTGGAACAGTGCAGTTTAGGCTGAAAACGAAACCAAAGAGTCGGTTCTTTGTTGCTCAACCTTCGAATTCAAATGCTTCTCATCAGCTCCCTGCTAAAGATCAAAGTTCAAAATTAAGAGATGATGCTTCTCCAAGCACTTCAGCAATCATAGATTTGAACCAGGTCTCTTTGCCGGTAACTATAGAAACCTCACAATGGTTCTTATTTTTGAAATTGACGTTGTTGTACCTAAGCCGAACGTTTCTAATAGCAGATTGGTGAAGACATGGACAAGTATCAGTTTGATGCAGCGCCTTCAAAGGTTGAAGCTACCGATATCAAGCTCTCTATTTGTCGAGATGTTGGCCATGCATCATCAAACCAAGTGGGGAAAAGAAAGATTACATGGCAAGATCAGGTAGCTTTGACAGTGTAGACATTCTCGTGTGGCATAAAAGTTGGAAAATATGGGCCTTCCGCTAATTTCATTCCTGTTCTATTGATATGTTTCTCGTAAAGGAAACCTAGAGGTAATTTACTCTTATACATGAGATCTTTTAGAATTTGTAAATGAGGTTCTTGCCGTTGCTTGTGTAGGTTTGGATGAGCTTGGTGAATCAATCATAATGACTAATAAGCAATTCTTTATCACTATGCCCCATTTACACCCGCAATGGAGTTGTGTGATTACCGAAGAGGATCAAACACCTATTTACCCTAATAGAGATGGGGGTGATCAAACCTCCTTAATTTGCCCCAATGGAGACGATGTTGAGCCTCCTTTTTGTGGCTAAGTGTATCTTAGGGTCGGTCCGAAGCTAGGTGGATGTAGTCATGGAAGGAGAAAACTCCTTTGCATGTTTGGGTTAGACAACAATCACATAAAATAAGGATGAGGGATGACGAGTAACATCCCGATAAGTGGTAGTCAAGTGAGCAATGACGGCGTGTGGAGTTCAAACAGGTGAAATTGAGGACATTCAAGAAGGCTATAAGAAGGCAACACGAACACTAACAATGTCACAAGAAGTTGAGCCCTCTCTTTTCGAGTCGGTCCAAAGCTAGGTGGATGTAGCCGTGGAAGGAAAAAACTCCTTTCAATGCTTGGGTTAGATGACAATCACATGAAATAAGGATGAGCGATGATGAGTAACATCCCAATAAGTGGTAGTCAAGAGAGCAACAATGATGATATGTGGAGCTCAAATAAATGAAATTGAGGGCATTCGACAAGGCTAACCGTTCACAAACGATAACAATGTCACAAAAGGTTGAGCCCCCTCTTTGTGACTAACCGTATCTTCGAGTCGGTCCAAAGCTAATGGATGTAGCCATGGAAGGAAAAAACTTCTTTGCATACTTGGATTAGAGTATCcacattaattatcttatttaaaatttttaataaagtaaattatttactttaaattttaaatatagtaATAAGGAACTGATATTGATGCTTTTAGATGACATCAAGATGAGGGATTATGAGTATCTCAATCAGGGCTATCTCAATCATTCTTGAGGCTCTAGgcggaaaaaagaatttaatatttttttaaataaatattattataaatatttaattttattagttatagCAAAATATGGAATTTGCCATCCTAGCAGCCCAACATGACCGATCCTACGACCATctgtgaggaggtaaatcaggAAGCTACAATTGACCACTACGGGGAAAGTATTTTTCTTGACTATGCCGACATTCGACACCTTGCCCATTGTAACAATATCTATCCCGTATTAATCAACTTAACCATGTCCCGGGGGCGACATTTAATTCTGTTAGTAAGATTTAAAAGGGcattttcatatattgtcaatgATTATTTATACAATTAGAAACAGTGACTAATTATGCCACATAACAATAAAAAATTAGTAATACactttttattattagtaaaataaaaaatattttatgttatctaATTTAAAAACAgtaataaattattgtaatactactaatatacattttaattatatatatattttaaaaaaatcaatcatTTTTAACTTCGAGAAAGGAAAGTCTCGACacaatagtaaaattattatGTGACTTAGAGGAAATAGATTCGAGTACTAGATATAGTTACTACGTATAATAGACTCTTCCTCGGAATCCCTCATTGATGGGAGCTTCGtgatttaattttgataaattattaataaaatttatttatccaAAAATACTTAGCTAGAAAATATTGActgtgaattattaaaaaaaatgaaagaaaaataaaatttaagaaagaaataatactacattattgaatatattttttactttcaaaaatatttttatcaaaaaaaaatatatatcaattaagggtaaccaataaatattttgattaataaattaaatttttatctttaaaaaaaaattaaaattactaattaaattttaataaaaaaataaaaataaattaccaattaaatctaattttaatagtaaaaaattaaaattatcaattaaatctaacacaagtaaaaaaaataaaaatgatccaaatttaatctaaaaaaaattaaattttttttttttgactaaatATAGTTTagctagtaaaaaaaattaaaattacccataaaaataaATCtcgactaaaatttattttaactataattttaaatatttaatatacatattcatatgtttttaaattaatattcgtatttaatttatataggtatatatatatataaaatttgtgGGTCCTAATATAATAGGGGCCTCAAGTGAGTAACAATGACGACATGTGGAGTTCAAATAAGTGAAATTTAGGGCATTCGACAAGGCTATATATAAAGGCAACACGAACGATAACAATGTCACATGAAGTTCTAAGAGTGTTCTCATCAGTTACctttatttaaagattttattttaaattttaaattggaTAGCTAAAAAATCTTTGTATCCTTATTCATATCTTAAATTTAGTATTTCTGAACAgtatttctctaaatttagaaaataaatttcattgcctaaatattatagaggaaaaaggaaaaaattaatatatattatgaaaaataaatatataaatttaataaaatatttttttttcattctcaattatatattttgaataataaaattgatACCTCTATAGTTAAACGTCTCCAACTAAAGGACATAATGTACAAATACACTTCGACTGTCTTTGCCTTGATTCACGCATGGCTGACTACTCATGTCGTGGTCCCGTCGTCAACAcgttataaaagaaaaaaacatCGATCATTCGAGCTCGAGCCAAACCAAAATGTACAAGGAACTGAATtttaataagatttatatttcataAAATTCGTGTTTCTCGTTGGCtttattggaga
It contains:
- the LOC122027652 gene encoding uncharacterized protein LOC122027652 isoform X1, whose amino-acid sequence is MKRGEKLAVQSSPAAKARFRHQSLLQDYEDLVKETDAKRKNLHIAKQKKLKLHAEVKFLRKRYKTLLQNRSGTVQFRLKTKPKSRFFVAQPSNSNASHQLPAKDQSSKLRDDASPSTSAIIDLNQVSLPQIGEDMDKYQFDAAPSKVEATDIKLSICRDVGHASSNQVGKRKITWQDQVALTV
- the LOC122027652 gene encoding uncharacterized protein LOC122027652 isoform X2, whose translation is MKRGEKLAVQSSPAAKARFRHQSLLQDYEDLVKETDAKRKNLHIAKQKKLKLHAEVKFLRKRYKTLLQNRSGTVQFRLKTKPKSRFFVAQPSNSNASHQLPAKDQSSKLRDDASPSTSAIIDLNQVSLPIGEDMDKYQFDAAPSKVEATDIKLSICRDVGHASSNQVGKRKITWQDQVALTV
- the LOC122027652 gene encoding uncharacterized protein LOC122027652 isoform X3 yields the protein MKRGEKLAVQSSPAAKARFRHQSLLQDYEDLVKETDAKRKNLHIAKQKKLKLHAEVKFLRKRYKTLLQNRSGTVQFRLKTKPKSRFFVAQPSNSNASHQLPAKDQSSKLRDDASPSTSAIIDLNQIGEDMDKYQFDAAPSKVEATDIKLSICRDVGHASSNQVGKRKITWQDQVALTV